DNA from Bradyrhizobium japonicum USDA 6:
ATTCGAAGAAGGCGTCCCAGGCATCCTCGGTGATGTCGCTGCCGGTGAGCCAGTGGATGGTGATGCCGGCCGCAAGCGCATCGCGCCGCTCGCGCTTGATCGACTTGCGGTGGCGCGAATTGAGCGTGGTGAGAAAATCGTCGAAGGTCGCAAATCCCTCGTTATGCCAGTGGAACTGCTGATCGGTACGCTGGAGGAAGCCGTGCCCGGCGAGCCGTTTCCACTCCGCCTCACGCGCGAAGGTCACGTGCACCGAGGAGGCCTTGCTGACGCCGCACAGCGCCACCAGCCCGCTCGCCAGCGCCTCCGCGATGCGCTCGCGATCGACGCCGTCGCGGACCAGCAGCCGGGGCCCCGTGGCCGGGGTGAAGGGAACCGAGACCTGGAGCTTCGGATAGTACCGTCCACCGGCGCGCTCATAGGCATCCGCCCAGCCGCGGTCGAAGACGTACTCGCCTTGGGAATGCGATTTCAGATAGCAGGGCACGACCCCGGCGACGCGGCCATCGACCTTGGCCACCAGATGCCGCGGCCCCCAGCCGGTGCGGATGGTTGCTGAACCCGATTTCTCAATTGCGGATAAAAACGCGTGCGAGACGAACGGGTTATAGGCGGGCTTTGAGAGGTCGAGGGAATCGCCTGGAAGCCCGGATGAAGTTGCCGCGCCATGCCCGTTGCAAGCCTTGCCGGGATTGGCACAGGCGTCCCAATCCTCAGCAGATACCTCGCCAATCGAGGGTACGGCCTCGAGTGTGATTTCAGATGATGCCATCGTGCCCAAGATCGTGCATTGCAGCAGCGACTTCAAGGGTGGGCAACATCATGCCTACGGCACGAACCCCTCAAAGATCATCTGATCCGCATATTGCCCGACCCGCGTCCGCTGTTCCGGGGTGCGCACGGTCCAGCCGAGCAGGGCGCAACCGATGACGTTGCGGGCGATCCAGGGGCGGGGGCCGGCAGGTGGTCGACCTTGAAGGCGACGAAATGCGGCTGGGTCTGAAAGCCGTGGCGCAGGTACAGCATGCTGTCGCGCTGCGCCTGCGTCAGCTTCGCCCAATACTCGTCCTCGTAGGTCCGCTGCGCAACGATGCCGCGCGGGCGGGAGGGGAGCAGCTCACGCAGCGCCAGTACCTGGTCGGGATCGAACGACATGCCGACGGCGGGGCCTTGGTAGGACGCCAGCACCTCGGCCATCCGCTTCACCAGCTTGCGGTCGCCGCCAAAATGGCTCTTCACCTCGATCACCAGCGGCACGCGGCCGGCGACCATGGCGCAGAGGTCGGACAGCGACATCATCCGCTCGTCCGTGTCCTTGAACTTGACCGCCTTCAGCTCGGCCGCGGTCTTCTCGACTACCTCGCCGGTGGCCTCGGTGAGGCGGCCGAGCGCGTGGTCATGGTGCACCATGGCCTCGCCGTCGGCGGAGAGCTGGATGTCGACTTCGATCGAGAACTTGCCCGCGATCGCAGCCTGCACCGCGCCCGGCATGTTCTCGACGACACCGCGGGAAATGTCATGCAGGCCGCGATGGGCGACCGGCCGGGCTGTCAGCCAATCAGGAGCGCGCAACGCCGTCAGCTCCGTGTCAGGCGACCTCGAACACGCCTTCGACCTCGACCGCCGCATCCGCGGGCAGCGAGGCGACGCCGACGGTGGTGCGGGCGTGGCGGCCCTTGTCACCGAAGGCGGCAACCATCAGGTCGGAGGCACCGTTGAGCACCTTCGGCCCGTCCAGGAAGTCGGGCGCCGAGTTGATGAAGCCGCCGAGGCGCACCACGCGCACGACCTTGTCGAGGTCGCCGAGCGCCGCCTTGACCTGGGCCAGCAGGTTGACGGCACAGCCGCGCGCCGCCGCGGCACCGTCCTCGATCGAAACGCCGGCACCGAGCTTGCCCTTGGCGATCAGCTTGCCGGCGGGGTCGAAACAGACCTGGCCGGAGACGAACAGCAGGTTACCGGTGCGCACGAACGGCACGTAATTGGCGACAGGGGTAGGGGCCTCGTGCAGCTTGATGCCCTGTTCCGCCAGCTTCTGCTCGACCGTGCCCGCCATGTTTGACCTCGTTGTCCAATTTTCATCCGCCGGGCTACGTCCATTTGGAGGCCGGGCGCGCCCTGTTTCGCC
Protein-coding regions in this window:
- a CDS encoding GNAT family N-acetyltransferase gives rise to the protein MASSEITLEAVPSIGEVSAEDWDACANPGKACNGHGAATSSGLPGDSLDLSKPAYNPFVSHAFLSAIEKSGSATIRTGWGPRHLVAKVDGRVAGVVPCYLKSHSQGEYVFDRGWADAYERAGGRYYPKLQVSVPFTPATGPRLLVRDGVDRERIAEALASGLVALCGVSKASSVHVTFAREAEWKRLAGHGFLQRTDQQFHWHNEGFATFDDFLTTLNSRHRKSIKRERRDALAAGITIHWLTGSDITEDAWDAFFEFYMETGSRKWGRPYLTREFFSLIGETMSQDVLLVMARRNGRWIAGAINFIGSDTLFGRNWGAVEHHPFLHFEVCYYQAIDFAIKHGLDSVEAGAQGEHKIARGYLPRTTHSAHFIADPGLRRAIDDYLKRERAYVAEAGRELAELGPFRKGVDEAP
- a CDS encoding RidA family protein, producing the protein MAGTVEQKLAEQGIKLHEAPTPVANYVPFVRTGNLLFVSGQVCFDPAGKLIAKGKLGAGVSIEDGAAAARGCAVNLLAQVKAALGDLDKVVRVVRLGGFINSAPDFLDGPKVLNGASDLMVAAFGDKGRHARTTVGVASLPADAAVEVEGVFEVA